A genome region from Myxococcales bacterium includes the following:
- a CDS encoding AAA family ATPase, giving the protein MAAIAPHPVDVPTPTLVAAVRRLEAQIGTVVRGKPGAIRLAVTTLLARGHLLIEDIPGVGKTTLARALAASVGGTFHRIQFTSDLLPSDITGVSIYDPAGKSFELRRGPIFANVVLADEINRTAPRTQSALLEAMSEGQVSIDDVTHRLPTPFVVLATQNPVEHFGTYPLPESQMDRFLLRIQLGYPERAIERALLRDRTGDDPVAALTPVIDHATIAAAQAAVERVKIDDALYDYALTIIDETRKSAHVAVGVSTRGALAWTRAAQAHAFVDGRTYCVPDDWKQLAVPALAHRITLPAAHDSLGRARAEAERTIADIVARVSVPT; this is encoded by the coding sequence ATGGCCGCGATCGCTCCTCACCCGGTCGACGTCCCGACCCCGACCCTGGTCGCGGCGGTGCGCCGGCTCGAAGCCCAGATCGGGACGGTCGTGCGCGGCAAGCCCGGCGCGATCCGCCTGGCCGTGACCACGCTCCTGGCCCGGGGCCACCTGCTGATCGAGGACATCCCCGGCGTCGGCAAGACCACGCTGGCGCGGGCGCTGGCGGCGTCGGTCGGCGGCACGTTCCACCGGATCCAGTTCACCAGCGACCTCTTGCCGTCGGACATCACCGGCGTGTCGATCTACGACCCGGCCGGCAAGAGCTTCGAGCTGCGGCGCGGCCCGATCTTCGCCAACGTCGTCTTGGCCGACGAGATCAACCGCACCGCGCCGCGCACCCAGTCGGCGCTGCTCGAGGCCATGAGCGAGGGCCAGGTCTCGATCGACGACGTCACCCACCGCCTGCCGACGCCGTTCGTCGTGCTCGCGACCCAGAACCCGGTCGAGCACTTCGGCACGTACCCGTTGCCGGAGTCGCAGATGGATCGCTTCCTCCTGCGGATCCAGCTCGGGTACCCCGAGCGCGCGATCGAGCGCGCGCTCCTGCGCGATCGCACCGGCGACGATCCGGTCGCGGCGCTGACGCCGGTGATCGACCACGCCACGATCGCCGCGGCCCAGGCCGCGGTCGAGCGGGTCAAGATCGACGACGCGCTCTACGACTACGCGCTGACGATCATCGACGAGACCCGCAAGAGCGCGCACGTCGCGGTCGGGGTCTCGACCCGCGGCGCGCTGGCCTGGACCCGCGCGGCCCAGGCCCACGCGTTCGTCGACGGCCGCACCTACTGCGTGCCCGACGACTGGAAGCAGCTGGCGGTGCCGGCGCTGGCCCACCGGATCACGCTGCCCGCCGCCCACGACTCGCTCGGCCGGGCCCGCGCCGAGGCCGAGCGGACCATCGCCGACATCGTCGCGCGGGTGTCGGTCCCGACCTGA
- a CDS encoding DUF58 domain-containing protein, producing the protein MTAPSRWRRLWRRLRPPRRLRFTREGNWFVFLALAIGLAAINTGNNLLYLLLAWLLSFILASGVLSELTMRGLRVTRRPAPEVFAGQPFLMEIAVENGKAGLASFSIEIEDLIDGRPLDKKCYFLKIPPGKVQRTSYRHTFSRRGRYQFEGFRIATRFPFTLFRKSRDTTDAGEVLVYPKLVPVARLAPRPRQLGSGASDRLGRRGEFFGLREWKDGDDRRAIHWRSTARTGRLLVREVHDEIERRVTIVLDNAVPAPVARALAAGERLREDAPIADALERAVSLAASHAAAYLDGGWAVAVVARGLTVPLGRGRAHLARILRELALVPATTDDVPLTPGDGGVDRVLIVPGGVGAAGRPAADHLLES; encoded by the coding sequence ATGACCGCGCCGAGCCGCTGGCGGCGGCTGTGGCGCCGCCTGCGTCCGCCCCGACGCCTGCGCTTCACGCGCGAGGGCAACTGGTTCGTGTTCCTGGCCCTGGCCATCGGCCTGGCGGCGATCAACACCGGCAACAACCTGCTCTACCTGCTGCTGGCCTGGCTCCTGTCGTTCATCCTCGCCTCGGGCGTGCTGTCGGAGCTGACGATGCGCGGGCTGCGGGTCACGCGCCGCCCCGCGCCCGAGGTCTTCGCCGGCCAGCCGTTCCTGATGGAGATCGCGGTCGAGAACGGCAAGGCCGGCCTGGCGTCGTTCTCGATCGAGATCGAGGACCTGATCGACGGCCGGCCGCTCGACAAGAAGTGCTACTTCCTCAAGATCCCGCCCGGCAAGGTCCAGCGGACCTCGTACCGCCACACGTTCTCGCGCCGCGGGCGCTACCAGTTCGAGGGCTTCCGGATCGCCACCCGGTTCCCGTTCACGCTGTTCCGCAAGTCGCGCGACACCACCGACGCCGGCGAGGTGCTGGTCTACCCGAAGCTCGTGCCGGTCGCGCGCCTGGCCCCGCGCCCGCGCCAGCTCGGCAGCGGCGCCAGCGACCGGCTGGGGCGGCGCGGCGAGTTTTTCGGGCTGCGCGAGTGGAAGGACGGCGACGATCGCCGCGCGATCCACTGGCGCTCGACCGCGCGCACCGGCCGCCTGCTCGTGCGCGAGGTCCACGACGAGATCGAGCGACGGGTGACGATCGTCCTCGACAACGCCGTCCCGGCGCCGGTGGCGCGGGCCCTGGCCGCCGGCGAGCGGCTGCGCGAGGACGCGCCGATCGCCGACGCGCTCGAGCGCGCGGTGTCGCTGGCCGCCAGCCACGCCGCCGCCTACCTCGACGGCGGCTGGGCGGTCGCGGTCGTCGCCCGCGGGCTGACGGTCCCGCTCGGGCGCGGCCGCGCGCACCTGGCCCGCATCCTGCGCGAGCTCGCGCTGGTGCCGGCGACGACCGACGACGTGCCGCTGACGCCCGGCGACGGCGGCGTCGACCGCGTCCTGATCGTCCCGGGCGGCGTCGGCGCCGCCGGCCGCCCCGCCGCCGACCACCTGCTCGAGAGCTAG
- a CDS encoding DUF3488 domain-containing protein produces the protein MRFAATHKTTSYLAVAFAFLAMIGGGAVSPLIVLLGALGLIGSWFVEPPRWNLDRFAWAFTIIALLGFVYSALMAFATNDYLGHGGGFLVILTVARASTRRAARDWQQLYLLAFLMLVAGSVLNGELGYAVCFFGFVITGTWALILFHLRREMEDNFLLRHADPRASQRVEIRRILESRRIVDRRFLVGTGLTSVGFFLVAIALFLSIPRVGTGFFFRGKGGTHMVGFSDGVKLGGHGRLKSDSTIVMRAQVSDPALRGRNAPYVYWRGVVFDHYGRGEWTRTRTAPATASWTERLPGNRERRYLQVPGVNLSTENAMTVARADAVQQDIWLDPIGADVLFAASTPLAFEVTPPTAGGRGPLERNDEIRLRHDGPLHYRAWSVLDPPIAAALRATYSSAPGSDPARDPYRQLPDEITPATRAKAAEITAGATNDYDKAVRLRDWLQTNLRYSLDLRDPGQREPIDFFLFERKAGHCEYFASAFAIMGRAVGLRTRSVNGFLGGEWNEYDGYIAVRAGDAHSWTEVYFEGHGWVTFDATPTGEADRLGRGSSAWSAKLRRWFDTLRFQWSKWVIDYDLTQQLSLFRSLGKKFSGGARSISSAGKAIERFARRWAALLIALAVVIGVGWYWRRTRGRRPAPADVVRARRERSELGRLYERAARRLAPRPPATTPRELARQLRDRGAAGAPELEELTEIYYAGQWGGAVDDDALARARVLAERIAAAARARPRR, from the coding sequence ATGCGCTTCGCCGCCACCCACAAGACCACCAGCTACCTCGCGGTCGCGTTCGCGTTCCTCGCGATGATCGGCGGCGGCGCGGTGTCGCCGCTGATCGTGCTGCTCGGCGCGCTCGGCCTGATCGGGTCGTGGTTCGTCGAGCCGCCCCGCTGGAACCTCGATCGCTTCGCCTGGGCGTTCACGATCATCGCCCTGCTCGGCTTCGTCTACTCGGCGCTGATGGCGTTCGCGACCAACGACTACCTCGGCCACGGCGGCGGCTTCCTGGTGATCCTGACCGTGGCCCGCGCCTCGACCCGGCGGGCCGCGCGCGACTGGCAGCAGCTGTACCTGCTGGCGTTCCTGATGCTCGTCGCCGGCTCGGTGCTCAACGGCGAGCTCGGCTACGCGGTCTGCTTCTTCGGCTTCGTCATCACCGGCACCTGGGCGCTGATCCTGTTCCACCTCCGGCGCGAGATGGAGGACAACTTCCTCCTGCGCCACGCCGATCCGCGCGCGTCGCAGCGGGTCGAGATCCGGCGCATCCTCGAGTCGCGCCGGATCGTCGATCGCCGGTTCCTGGTCGGCACCGGCCTGACCTCGGTCGGGTTCTTCCTGGTCGCGATCGCGCTGTTCCTGTCGATCCCCCGGGTCGGCACCGGCTTCTTCTTCCGCGGCAAGGGCGGCACGCACATGGTCGGGTTCTCCGACGGCGTCAAGCTCGGCGGCCACGGCCGGCTCAAGTCCGACAGCACGATCGTGATGCGGGCGCAGGTCTCGGATCCGGCGCTGCGCGGCCGCAACGCGCCGTACGTCTACTGGCGCGGCGTCGTGTTCGACCACTACGGGCGCGGCGAGTGGACCCGGACCCGGACCGCGCCCGCGACCGCGAGCTGGACCGAGCGCCTGCCCGGCAACCGCGAGCGCCGCTACCTGCAGGTGCCCGGCGTCAACCTGTCGACCGAGAACGCGATGACGGTGGCGCGCGCCGACGCGGTCCAGCAGGACATCTGGCTCGATCCGATCGGCGCCGACGTGCTGTTCGCGGCCTCGACGCCGCTGGCGTTCGAGGTGACCCCGCCGACCGCGGGCGGCCGCGGACCGCTCGAGCGCAACGACGAGATCCGGCTGCGCCACGACGGGCCGTTGCACTACCGCGCCTGGTCGGTGCTCGATCCGCCGATCGCGGCGGCCCTGCGCGCGACCTACTCGTCCGCGCCCGGCAGCGACCCCGCGCGCGATCCCTACCGCCAGCTGCCCGACGAGATCACGCCCGCGACCCGGGCCAAGGCCGCCGAGATCACCGCGGGCGCGACCAACGACTACGACAAGGCCGTGCGGCTGCGCGACTGGCTCCAGACCAACCTGCGCTACTCGCTCGACCTGCGCGACCCCGGCCAGCGCGAGCCGATCGACTTCTTCCTGTTCGAGCGCAAGGCCGGCCACTGCGAGTACTTCGCGTCGGCGTTCGCGATCATGGGCCGCGCGGTCGGGCTGCGCACCCGCAGCGTCAACGGCTTCCTCGGCGGCGAGTGGAACGAGTACGACGGCTACATCGCCGTGCGCGCCGGCGACGCCCACTCGTGGACCGAGGTGTACTTCGAGGGCCACGGCTGGGTCACGTTCGACGCGACCCCGACCGGCGAGGCCGACCGGCTCGGCCGCGGCTCGAGCGCGTGGTCGGCGAAGCTGCGGCGCTGGTTCGACACGCTGCGCTTCCAGTGGAGCAAGTGGGTCATCGACTACGACCTGACCCAGCAGCTGTCGCTGTTCCGCTCGCTCGGCAAGAAGTTCTCGGGCGGCGCCCGCTCGATCTCGAGCGCCGGCAAGGCGATCGAGCGGTTCGCGCGCCGGTGGGCGGCGCTCTTGATCGCGCTCGCGGTCGTGATCGGCGTCGGCTGGTACTGGCGGCGCACCCGCGGTCGCCGCCCCGCCCCGGCCGACGTCGTCCGGGCCCGGCGCGAGCGCAGCGAGCTGGGCCGTCTGTACGAGCGGGCGGCCCGGCGCCTGGCGCCCCGTCCGCCCGCGACCACGCCGCGCGAGCTGGCCCGGCAGCTGCGCGACCGCGGCGCCGCCGGCGCGCCCGAGCTCGAGGAGCTGACCGAGATCTACTACGCCGGCCAGTGGGGCGGCGCGGTCGATGACGACGCCCTCGCCCGGGCCCGTGTGCTCGCCGAGCGGATCGCCGCCGCCGCCCGGGCCCGACCGCGCCGGTGA
- the truA gene encoding tRNA pseudouridine(38-40) synthase TruA, whose translation MVLAPAAAAGGTALAKARPDVAPTARPHCRGRTGGSRDPRGPRRPAQRRRGQHGAAAAVGVEPEQLRRADPDLPEEVLQPGPVRLRQERHRSALSDPLHVADRADQRGGAAARDLGRPGLPERQPPDHPRQLREARADRRSRRADPDRRARVLGEHAAVPEAHHLRGGRPRRRALGGDRDLRRGLGRGQPGPADGRRRSAAAAGADHGDPGPARERHHARVGRADRSSRRHRLLPGAVRQGGRLAGPHHADPQRAVPDHAHAVRRRHRSCAPGRDDQERHRRADRDPAGGAVPAEQQLRVRAVHGRQLDQPRGPRERPGLLGRAAVGRRRRQRRGRLRRPADHPAAGDRLLGGAQQRGPLRPGRLLRRPGRHHRRPRRGRAGHARDPDRRPAPAPPRPPPRGPDHAGAGAGADDRLGPGELLAVLAGRPGRRDRARRGDLGARDPAGAVPPVDRRQVRLEPWALRPHVPQGQRAVRGRSPPGLEPGPRPARGRRHRRLLLELGAGVGGRVAAERSDAPARQQEPDAPVDRPDRAHRDLPGDDHRRRARRADRAVRPRRRRLRRLVDQEPGRRAVDAHELRHLLRQGHRRDDRPGRRGRPRRPRRAHRRGRRDLDAQLRARPRRLLRRGRAGLGRRVRQRHQALGRRHHLVRRHQLRVLSDADDRPSAGARQVRLTVEYDGAEFGGWQRQNNAPTVQGHLEAALAQLLTTPTPVRGASRTDAGVHALGQVASFRTDKTIPVQGIRRGLNALLPPAIAVLEAQDVDLDFHPRFHASGKHYRYVVLARPDRSPRWRNWAWHRRAPLDVAAMTAAAADFVGEHDFAALRAVGCAARTTRRHITQVTLAQPEPGLIAVDVHGNAFLRNMVRILVGTLVEIGEGRRPATDVPEILASLDRARAGQTAPPQGLTLVEVRYDGTRVSSRPHSR comes from the coding sequence ATGGTGCTGGCTCCGGCCGCCGCTGCTGGCGGCACCGCCCTTGCAAAGGCTCGCCCTGATGTCGCTCCGACCGCTCGCCCTCACTGTCGTGGTCGCACTGGCGGCTCCCGCGATCCCCGCGGCCCGCGCCGACCAGCTCAACGGCGGCGTGGTCAGCATGGAGCTGCGGCTGCCGTCGGAGTCGAACCCGAGCAACTACGCCGCGCCGACCCCGACCTACCTGAAGAAGTACTTCAACCAGGCCCGGTGCGCCTGCGACAAGAGCGGCACCGATCAGCTCTATCAGATCCGCTACACGTGGCAGACCGCGCCGACCAGCGCGGTGGCGCAGCCGCTCGAGATCTGGGTCGGCCTGGGCTGCCAGAGCGACAACCCCCAGACCACCCGCGACAACTGCGCGAAGCTCGCGCAGATCGTCGATCCCGACGCGCTGACCCAGACCGTCGAGCGCGAGTACTCGGTGAGCACGCTGCTGTTCCCGAAGCTCACCACCTGCGAGGTGGCCGACCGCGTCGGCGAGCACTGGGCGGTGACCGAGACCTCCGACGCGGTCTGGGACGCGGACAACCGGGCCCAGCTGACGGTCGCCGCCGATCTGCTGCCGCCGCCGGTGCCGACCACGGTGACCCTGGCCCCGCTCGAGAGCGGCATCACGCTCGAGTGGGACGCGCCGACCGATCGAGCCGACGACATCGCCTACTACCAGGCGCTGTGCGCCAAGGAGGACGGCTCGCTGGCCCACACCACGCCGACCCACAGCGCGCAGTACCAGACCACGCGCACGCTGTGCGGCGCCGCCACCGATCCTGCGCTCCCGGCCGCGACGATCAAGAACGACACCGGCGCGCCGACCGGGACCCTGCCGGTGGCGCTGTCCCAGCTGAGCAGCAGCTTCGTGTGCGGGCAGTCCACGGGCGGCAGCTCGATCAGCCTCGAGGGCCTCGAGAACGGCCAGGCCTACTGGGTCGTGCTGCTGTCGGTCGACGCCGCCGGCAACGTCGCGGGCGTCTACGTCGACCGGCCGATCACCCCGCAGCCGGTGACCGACTTCTGGGAGGAGCTCAACAACGAGGACCCCTACGTCCAGGGCGGCTTCTGCGTCGCCCAGGTCGGCACCACCGGCGGCCTCGGCGCGGTCGCGCTGGTCACGCTCGCGACCCTGATCGCCGTCCGGCGCCGGCGCCGCCCCGGCCGCCGCCTCGCGGGCCTGATCACGCTGGCGCTGGTGCTGGCGCCGACGATCGCCTCGGCCCAGGAGAGCTACTCGCCGTACTGGCAGGACGACCCGGCCGACGCGACCGGGCTCGACGAGGCGACCTGGGCGCTCGGGATCCGGCTGGGGCCGTACCGCCCGTCGATCGACGCCAAGTTCGACTCGAGCCCTGGGCCCTACGCCCGCACGTTCCTCAAGGACAGCGTGCTGTTCGCGGTCGATCTCCACCGGGTCTGGAACCTGGCCCGCGGCCAGCTCGGGGTCGGCGTCACCGCCGGCTACTACTCGAACTCGGCGCTGGCGTGGGAGGACGGGTCGCTGCCGAGCGATCCGATGCGCCCGCGCGCCAGCAAGAACCTGACGCGCCTGTCGATCGTCCCGACCGCGCTCACCGCGATCTACCGGGCGACGATCATCGACGACGAGCTCGGCGTGCCGATCGTGCCGTACGTCCGCGGCGGCGTCGCCTACGACGTCTGGTGGATCAAGAACCCGGCCGACGAGCTGTCGACGCACATGAGCTGCGCCACCTGCTCCGACAAGGCCATCGGCGGGACGATCGGCCTGGTCGCCGCGGTCGGCCTCGCCGTCCGCGCCGAGCGCATCGACGAGGACGCCGCGATCTCGATGCGCAACTCCGGGCTCGCCCACGCCGGCTTCTTCGCCGAGGTCGAGCTGGGCTGGGTCGACGGGTTCGGCAACGACACCAAGCTCTCGGTCGGCGACACCACCTGGTTCGGCGGCATCAACTTCGAGTTTTGAGCGACGCCGACGACCGCCCCAGCGCCGGCGCCCGTCAGGTGCGGCTGACCGTCGAGTACGACGGCGCCGAGTTTGGCGGCTGGCAGCGCCAGAACAACGCCCCGACGGTGCAGGGCCACCTCGAGGCCGCGCTGGCGCAGCTGCTCACCACGCCGACCCCGGTCCGCGGCGCCTCGCGCACGGACGCCGGCGTCCACGCGCTCGGCCAGGTCGCGAGCTTCCGCACCGACAAGACCATCCCGGTCCAGGGCATCCGGCGCGGGCTCAACGCGCTCTTGCCGCCGGCGATCGCGGTGCTCGAGGCCCAGGACGTCGACCTCGACTTCCACCCGCGGTTCCACGCCTCCGGCAAGCACTACCGCTACGTCGTGCTGGCGCGCCCGGATCGCTCACCGCGCTGGCGCAACTGGGCCTGGCACCGCCGGGCCCCGCTCGACGTCGCGGCCATGACCGCGGCCGCCGCCGACTTCGTGGGGGAGCACGACTTCGCGGCCCTGCGCGCGGTCGGGTGCGCCGCCCGGACCACCCGGCGCCACATCACCCAGGTGACCCTGGCGCAGCCCGAGCCGGGGCTGATCGCGGTCGATGTCCACGGCAACGCGTTCCTGCGCAACATGGTGCGCATCCTGGTGGGGACCCTGGTGGAGATCGGCGAAGGCCGCCGGCCCGCGACCGATGTCCCCGAGATCCTTGCGAGTCTCGACCGTGCCCGGGCCGGGCAGACCGCCCCGCCACAGGGGCTGACCCTCGTCGAGGTCCGCTACGACGGGACTCGTGTAAGCTCGCGGCCGCACAGCCGTTGA
- a CDS encoding RNA polymerase sigma factor, with protein MRPLLERYAPPLYASVILPRLGNAVSAEEVLRDTLATAVEKIDRFTWQGKTIYPWLRQIAINKIFDVHRGAKRARKLADAIARELPAETDPDSSADAQLMADQERALHRTQIEATLAELPERYRLAIELRLIGELSRDECARRFEISVGAFDVLLHRAVRSFRKQFTR; from the coding sequence ATGCGCCCGCTCCTCGAACGCTACGCCCCGCCGCTCTACGCCTCGGTGATCCTGCCGCGGCTCGGCAACGCCGTGTCGGCCGAGGAGGTCCTGCGCGACACCCTGGCCACCGCGGTCGAGAAGATCGACCGGTTCACCTGGCAGGGCAAGACGATCTACCCGTGGCTGCGGCAGATCGCGATCAACAAGATCTTCGACGTCCACCGCGGCGCCAAGCGCGCGCGCAAGCTCGCCGATGCGATCGCCCGGGAGCTGCCGGCCGAGACCGATCCCGACAGCTCGGCCGACGCCCAGCTGATGGCCGATCAGGAGCGCGCGCTCCACCGCACCCAGATCGAGGCGACCCTGGCCGAGCTGCCCGAGCGCTACCGCCTGGCCATCGAGCTGCGGCTGATCGGCGAGCTGTCGCGCGACGAGTGCGCCCGCCGCTTCGAGATCTCGGTCGGCGCGTTCGACGTGCTCCTCCACCGCGCCGTCCGCTCGTTCCGCAAGCAGTTCACCCGCTGA